One Littorina saxatilis isolate snail1 linkage group LG1, US_GU_Lsax_2.0, whole genome shotgun sequence genomic window carries:
- the LOC138966149 gene encoding uncharacterized protein: MPPFSGRPRGYRAGVILLFLATIIYLVGCGAPYWASEDHSLGPKNIGKTMSTYNGLWTFCVTVGTSGFGFGFGTTTCTAYGVYGLPSDFHVARALSCFCLIGLLVCCFYAALTNCTNCVAPSSYPLLEIGSTLAGLLGFFGCLVFAAFKAGSRGTSLGSLLSGMPDMSGMSGMFGVGLGTSPRSPTAAFGSSLTLDWGFYLAAVGCALTLIAAVVISLSNKPGATQGAEGPAAIPMTTISVRQGQGLPVYQGQSLGLAPPIYQIQGQGQNYRQGQGQQFNPGQGQGYPPVQGQGQVLATGHGQGQVRGTGEPQGLGPIQFAGVPQDPKSPRSGSQEGLELQEPDAGSDSPVETDSEM, translated from the exons ATGCCACCTTTCAGCGGTCGCCCAAGAGGATACAGGGCAGGAGTCATTCTACTGTTCCTAGCCACCATCATCTACCTCGTTGGATGTGGTGCCCCCTATTGGGCGAGCGAAGACCACTCGTTAGGCCCTAAAAACATAGGCAAAACCATGTCTACATATAACGGACTGTGGACTTTCTGCGTAACCGTGGGGACCTCTGGGTTTGGCTTTGGATTCGGTACCACGACCTGTACTGCCTACGGAGTCTACGGTCTGC caAGCGACTTCCACGTTGCGAGGGCTCTGTCATGCTTCTGCCTGATCGGTTTGCTGGTATGCTGTTTCTATGCTGCTCTCACCAACTGTACTAACTGCGTCGCCCCCTCTTCCTATCCGCTGCTAGAAATCGGCTCAACACTGGCAG GGTTGCTTGGCTTCTTCGGCTGCCTGGTGTTTGCTGCCTTCAAAGCAGGATCTCGTGGTACGAGTCTGGGCAGCTTGCTGTCTGGCATGCCTGACATGTCTGGAATGTCTGGAATGTTTGGCGTGGGCTTAGGTACGAGCCCCCGATCCCCCACTGCTGCCTTCGGGTCTTCTCTCACCCTGGACTGGGGATTCTACCTGGCAGCCGTCGGTTGCGCCCTCACCCTCATCGCCGCTGTCGTCATCTCCCTCTCCAACAAGCCAGGTGCTACCCAGGGTGCCGAAGGCCCTGCTGCCATTCCGATGACCACCATTTCTGTACGTCAAGGTCAGGGTCTCCCGGTTTACCAAGGTCAAAGTCTAGGCCTAGCTCCACCCATTTACCAAATTCAAGGGCAAGGGCAAAATTAccgccaaggtcaaggtcaacaGTTTAACCCAGGTCAGGGTCAAGGTTATCCGCCCgtccaaggtcaaggtcaagttcTGGCTACCGGGCATGGTCAAGGTCAGGTTCGCGGGACTGGAGAGCCGCAAGGTCTGGGTCCGATTCAGTTTGCGGGAGTTCCCCAAGACCCTAAGTCTCCAAGGTCTGGTTCCCAGGAAGGCCTTGAGCTACAGGAACCTGATGCTGGTTCTGACTCCCCTGTTGAGACGGACTCTGAGATGTAG
- the LOC138966154 gene encoding uncharacterized protein — MPVVSSRPRGFKTGVFLLFFAFVVFVVGFTTPYWVGAEYSVNINKISHSNDEYEEYDENTVNENTVNQNTWDTASGDLNQGLWMTSRPLQRLGEVSVKDFTSFDVTGSAAWFHVVRLLECLCVIGLTIACVTALHNGFSRSIAGHYSRSLETVTAFSGLVGFTGCMVYLRKAKHGDDYQEQDVLGTSISVTLNDVTLAWAFYLAAVGSALSVVAALVMAVCNKPLNYKPLDTPTRNPGGTDIFTTAVTHGQGHPGVGGPQPNGQPQSNEQPPPYSEP; from the exons ATGCCTGTCGTCTCAAGTCGCCCAAGAGGATTCAAAACTGGCGTGTTCCTCTTGTTTTTCGCCTTCgtggtgtttgttgttggcttcACAACGCCATACTGGGTCGGTGCAGAATATTCTGTAAACATCAACAAAATCTCACATTCTAATGATGAGTACGAGGAATACGACGAAAATACGGTTAACGAAAATACGGTTAACCAAAATACGTGGGACACAGCCTCCGGTGATCTTAACCAGGGGCTGTGGATGACGTCCAGGCCACTGCAGAGGCTGGGAGAGGTCAGCGTAAAGGACTTTACCTCCTTTGATGTCACCGGTTCAG CTGCCTGGTTTCACGTCGTGAGACTGCtggagtgtctgtgtgtcattgGTCTGACTATCGCCTGTGTCACGGCACTGCACAACGGCTTCTCTCGTTCCATTGCTGGACATTATTCAAGAAGTCTTGAGACTGTGACTGCCTTTTCAG gACTTGTCGGCTTCACTGGCTGCATGGTATACTTGCGAAAGGCAAAACACGGAGATGACTACCAGGAACAAGACGTCCTGGGTACCTCGATTTCCGTCACCCTGAATGACGTCACTTTGGCCTGGGCCTTCTACCTGGCCGCCGTCGGTAGCGCTCTCTCCGTCGTGGCTGCCCTCGTCATGGCCGTCTGCAACAAGCCGCTCAACTACAAGCCCCTGGACACGCCCACCAGAAACCCTGGCGGCACCGACATCTTCACGACGGCCGTCACTcacggtcaaggtcatccaGGGGTCGGAGGTCCTCAGCCTAACGGCCAGCCTCAATCTAATGAGCAACCCCCGCCCTATAGCGAGCCTTAG
- the LOC138966171 gene encoding uncharacterized protein isoform X2 → MYVDGIYSGGLLEFRRLTEQVRVVDNIIRNKFRKPPAEKLYRLTAVASPDPATQALRDELQASRLPFQVRQWRPLTPEPEPTVVRCRPLSRPTTAHGSYSSASLAAPTISGPQRPRSTPVHGVRTPHISNQMQGFSPRPPSTPRPGTPRVDPGRFDTLSPRIMSKLLEDVHPRPFSASYGDRIMTRQEKRQVDRDMKESAKLFNDDLSTTSGIDSDGDDSDGDDNNDGVDEDDGDSSDSEQGGFEPSLDDIRRQMPHPQSVFRLRPEKLDAIYVPEDKRDMRRFDFDAEKVDLPPYLFKNPLPDSVAKVSLRLCAREGSDWRDYVKAAPLPEAPLKAMMDRLVELERYQIVTEDWEARKLRGQARRQEKSEKNGTSSGRSGSSRLRDRRCCGLCLQAACVGDCPEKRLPTASRCEKCHQPLCTGACQDSSYEERMRRVRSSDNLDLEDKPPPPPPPRSPSRGCHSCLRRHNGKVLNANNLVLGRPKSSYATYSRGKSSQRQKDLRPASAANMHGSLVKDFERMGIDPHQPAPPSKPPISRPRSRNGLLPGKSSRSNRKFSITDSASSKKKKTRNGRSSKAS, encoded by the exons CTGGAGTTTCGACGACTAACGGAACAAGTTCGTGTTGTCGACAACATCATAAGGAACAAGTTTCGCAAACCACCTGCTGAG AAGCTGTATCGACTTACTGCGGTTGCTTCCCCTGACCCTGCCACGCAGGCGCTGCGCGATGAGTTGCAGGCGAGTCGTCTCCCTTTTCAGGTGCGACAATGGCGCCCCCTCACGCCGGAACCCGAGCCAACTGTCGTACGATGTCGTCCCCTCAGCAG GCCGACTACGGCACATGGATCATACTCATCCGCCTCCTTGGCAGCACCCACCATCAGTGGGCCACAGCGACCCCGTTCCACACCCGTTCACGGCGTTCGCACCCCGCACATCTCAAACCAAATGCAGGGCTTCTCTCCGcgccctccctccacccccagACCAGGCACACCCCGGGTAGACCCGGGTAGATTCGACACCCTGAGTCCCAGAATCATGTCCAAGCTTCTGGAAGATGTGCATCCTCGCCCTTTCTCTGCCTCCTACGGTGACCGCATTATGACGAGGCAGGAGAAGAGGCAGGTCGACCGAGACATGAAAGAGTCCGCCAAACTTTTCAATGATGATCTCAGTACCACCAGCGGTATCGACAGCGACGGCGATGACAGCGACggcgacgacaacaacgacggtGTGGACGAAGACGATGGCGACAGCTCTGACTCGGAGCAGGGAGGATTTGAACCATCGCTGGACGACATCCGCCGGCAGATGCCTCACCCACAGAGTGTATTCCGCCTCCGTCCGGAGAAGCTGGACGCCATCTACGTCCCGGAGGACAAGAGGGACATGCGTCGCTTCGACTTTGACGCCGAGAAGGTCGACCTGCCCCCCTACCTCTTCAAGAACCCGCTGCCCGACAGTGTAGCAAAGGTGAGCCTACGCCTGTGCGCCAGGGAAGGATCGGACTGGAGGGACTATGTCAAAGCGGCTCCTCTACCAGAGGCACCTCTCAAGGCCATGATGGACCGCCTGGTGGAGCTGGAGAGATACCAGATAGTGACGGAGGACTGGGAGGCCAGGAAGCTCCGTGGGCAAGCCAGGCGTCAGGAGAAGTCTGAAAAGAATGGGACAAGCTCAGGTCGTTCCGGCAGCTCCAGACTCCGCGACAGGCGCTGCTGTGGGCTTTGTCTGCAGGCAGCCTGTGTCGGGGACTGCCCAGAGAAGCGTCTGCCTACCGCGAGCCGCTGCGAGAAGTGCCACCAGCCCCTCTGCACAGGGGCCTGTCAGGACAGTAGCTACGAAGAGCGCATGCGCCGCGTACGCAGCAGCGACAACCTGGATCTGGAGGAcaagccccctccccctccgcccCCGCGCTCACCCTCCCGCGGCTGCCACTCCTGCTTGCGACGCCACAACGGCAAGGTCCTCAACGCCAATAACCTGGTCCTCGGCAGGCCCAAGTCGTCCTACGCCACCTATTCCAGAGGCAAGTCCTCTCAGCGTCAAAAAGACCTCAGACCGGCCTCCGCTGCTAACATGCACGGCAGTCTCGTCAAGGACTTTGAACGGATGGGGATCGACCCTCATCAGCCCGCCCCTCCCTCCAAACCGCCCATCTCCAGACCGCGGAGCCGTAACGGTTTGCTGCCTGGGAAGAGCTCCAGGTCCAACCGCAAGTTCTCCATCACGGACTCTGCTAGcagcaaaaagaagaaaaccagGAACGGTCGAAGCTCGAAAGCTTCTTGA